TGACTTGAGTTCTACATTACTGgcaagattaattaatttttattttattttcatttcaattgaTTATCAACCTGaggttgaaaaaaataaaagatagaaaaatagCACAAACTAATatctttaaaataaaataaatatgttagatattgaaattaattaatggttgaatgctttttataaatatatattttgaaatttacttttaaaatatgaaatgattttgtatgttgtttaaattaactataatgtagttgcgtgttattttaaaaaataattttaaatttacttgTGATTTGTCTTAATAATGATAGTAATAATttattgatgaatattttatgttatttactttattaactattaattgtcAACTTTTCAGTTTCTTATACAAAAGAATAATTTATGAAGTAGTTTTTAACAATAaactatcaatcataaattgaggggaaaaataaaaaataaatttataggtagaaaatattaataacttaaattaaataatagtctagataaaatttattaatgaacactctagaaaaatagttaaaaaattaaataaatgtctctataagatatttactattaaatatatCGATCGCATgcgtgtattatttgaaaaaatactTTCACATTTTTTTGTGTGACCTATTACATAGTAGTAAAAATATATTCTTaagttttcttatgttattaataagattttccttttcaaaaaaaaattagagttaTTGGTCAAACTAGTCCCTGAGTtcgtaagcgagtttgattttagtccatctgaaagaaaaattacttttagtggcgtttttttattattaacccaaaaatttattaaatttcagTAATAACATTTACTGACATAAAGATAACTCTAATACAAACAATTTAATGCACAAAAAACTGTAATACTCTCTATTTAGAAgtctaaacacaataatttttctattatatttatattgaagaaatattttaatatttattatttatataattactctatagtaattttcatgtcatattaaaaaatattgtaaataaacccgtgcaacgcacgagtataTTATCTAGTTAAATTATGTAATGCATGTGTTTATCTTTAAATATTGGTTCAAATATTTATGATCATAGTGTTTCAAAAGTGAGTGATGAcacaaaattgtgtgtgagtATCAATTGATTATTTACCATTTtaattgctaattttttttttaaaaaaaaccaaCCAACAAcgattaaaaaaaaaccaaaaaagtaaaaaacaccAACATATACTATGTTGGCGattgttagaaaaaaaaaaaaaaacaccaaccTGGTTGGCGATTTAgttacaaaacgaaaaaaaagtaaaacgCCAATGCTATTGTCGaatctataaaataaaataaaaaatagaatcgCCGCTGTTAGAGGCGATTTATATTagattggtaaataaaaaaaaagtacctCAAAGGTGTAATTTTGTTACAAAACTATACTACTTGGGTACAAAAGTCTCGCAGAAGTATGCAGGGTGTTCGTTGACCAAGGTAGCTCGACAATCATCCTCTTCAACATCTGTTTTTGAAGAATGAGCTGAAAAAGATCCGATTCTTTCGCCTAGGATTGGTTAGAGTTCAAAGGAGAACACATTAATCCCCTTGGAAATATATTATAAGACTCAATTGAGATTTAAATTCGCCATTTTTCATCTCTCACTACAAGAAATAAGAGTTGGTAAATGTGGCAAAGTTTTACGCTATAAAGAATCCTTATTTCATGGTATTATTCTAGAGTTTATGTGTCAACGTGAAGGTTTTACGAGTTGAAATGGTACATGAAGAGAGTCAATTTACGAGTCTTAGTTTCCTGGTGAGAATTTCAAGCTGACCTGGTTTTATTTCCATGATAAATGTTGGACCCAAATACAATTTGAGAAGCTTGGGGAGGGGAGGCGGAGGTTGAAGAAGTCATCGAAAAATGGTGGAGCCCTAGAGGTACTGTTAGGGTTTGAGGAATAGAATGAGAAacaggaagaaaatgaagagaaaatacCAAAACTGATTTGGAAAAATGTGCAGGGATCTAAACTATGCAAAAGTTCATGTACACAGCTAGAGTTGTTACTTTGGATTCCAATCTCAATTGACCATAGAGTACCATGTGGCATAGGttttctagaagaaaaccttattttcatatatatatagatatagatatagatatagatatagatagttATATCATATTCTAGAAATTAAGTAGTATTTCATGCTCCAAATTTTTATGCATATTAGCAATGTTTAGAAAATCATACCAGTCATTGAGGTATCGATTCAAGTTTCAATCCAATCGGGGTTGAATAGAACTTGGTTGAACAAATAGtaattaaatatttcaaaaatgaTTTTTCCCATTTATATCACGTCCTAATCCTAACATGTCCCAGCTTCTAATTTTTAGTCAGGTAACACGAAAAAACGACGTCGTTGGCAGTACAGCACTATTTCCCTAGCCAGAGCACTTGTTGTCCACTGCGTTTGGTGCAAGCGCTTCGTCTAATTTTTTTCCGGCGAAGGTGCGCGTTTTTCCGATCATTAACTGCACGGTGATTGGAGTTTTGAGATTCATTCATacatttttctcctttttttctttttgatttagaataaaaaaataaaaatacttttaACACAAAACTGTGCTCTTTGAAAAACtgcaatttcttttttcttcttatccTCAAATCGAGTTCCGGAAAATAATAAATGAGGGTGAAGAATAACTACAAAATATGCTGCACCTTGATGCGGTTTCCCTAGGGTTTGTTTTGCCTCCGCCGCCAATCAAATCGCGCAAACCAACCGCCCCTCACCACCGCCAACCGTCGTAATCCTCGCCGCCGATCCAAACCTTGTCCCTCCTCCGCCTCAGCCTTCAGTTTCCGGCCTCCACCGTGCAATCTCGTCGATCTTCTGCCACATAGCAGCTGAGGGTTATGCAAATGTTCGTTTAGgtatatacatttttgtttaTGTTTGCAATTTTCTGTTATTTCAACTTAATTTGTAGGTGGATGaaatgattttttataaataatttataagcTGATTTATTGATCCGAATATGGATTGGGCTGAATCCCCCACTGTTAAAAAGAATATGGATTAGATGCCAAACTTGAATACAGAGAGTTTGATGATTTTGTCTCATATTGGATGATGCACATTTCTGCTTTTCTGTGATTGTATGCAGTAGAGAGGCTTGTAGacttgttatatatatattcagGGATATATGTCTTGTAATGATTATAATTTCATGATGAATGATGCTGATAGATGATATAGTCGCGATGTCTTTTTCTTCCTATCGTTGCCCCTCTCCCTCTTTTCTTATCTGCGATTAACGTTTGCTTGCCATTGTTTGGTTCTGACTTAATTGCTCTCGGTTTGGAAGGTTCCTGTTGCTAGGTGAAGGAGGACGCCGAGGGATACGAGGAGGAGGTCCATCTTCTCAACCATAAGCTCACAATTGGGAGGTAGGCGGGAGGAGATGCCAATTTTGAAGCTTTTAATATAGTTATTGTCTTCACTATTTTTTATActgtttgctttgttttttcaaataattgTCAGATGGCTTCAACTTCTATCTGAGATAACTTGGGTAAGCTGGATGGCAATGAGTGCAAGTTTATATGTTACCTGCGGTGAAACACATTTGTTTCCTTCGCATAATGTTTTTCAAAGATTCTTGAATTCTGCCATTCAGTCCATCCAGCAATGTGTTGCTCAAATTTTCGGCTCCGAACACGATATTATCGAACATGCCAGGTAATTTTCCCACTTGACTAAATTATGTTACATTACATCTTTTTCGAGTTTGAAACTGAGATGTCTTTTCTGGAATAGTGTTGGTGATACTGGGCTTAGTTTTTGTGGTAGGATTTGCTGGGAAGAAGATATGGGGCTCTCATCTACTAATTATCTAATGTCAGCTATTGGGAGAAATTGCCAACTAAACTCCAAAGATTGTTCGTCCTATGACATGAGTTCTGGTCATGAGAAGGGCCAGCATGCTGTTTTCAATGCGTTGGATAATATGCTAAAGGGTAGTTTAGAGCGtctgaagatgatgaggttAGCCTTGATGTcataaaatttcaattaattagtATCCTTTGTATGGCATGtcatttttcaaatttaaaactAGTATAGAATAAATATTTGAGATATAAAATATGTGAAGAGATATGTATGAAATGTGGAAATCAAACTATTTTTCATGAAGAAAATTCTGAAAGTAAATTACGTGAACAAAAAAGCACCATCATTTGTGTCTATTAATTTGATCTGGTGTATCAgaattttaatttgtaactccaagAAAGTTGACATTGACAATTGAAAAATTCCCATGGTTGATTAAATTTTAGTGGAATAAAAATATGTATGAAAAGAAGAGATATCTGATATAGAATGAGTCATGTTGTGCAGTCAGGAGGAGATTAAATTAGGATAAATCTTGCGTTAGACACATTTAAGAGTGATGTCTCATTTAATATATATGGGTTGATTTCTTTCAACGAGTCAAGTTTGAACAAATTTATGCTAAGAATTATTGCAGAAATATGTTTCTATTTGGTTTACAGTGGCACTTTGTAATTActagtgaagaaaaaaaatggaaacaGAAAGCATTTTCATATGCCAAATGTTCCAACCCTGaatgatgttctgttttattttttgagcGGTCAGATAAAACCTTGTTTGCATCCCATTCTACTCTATATTTTGGCTCTAATGTCCAATTTTGCAAGTTTTTGGTAGAGAAATTTTATCTGACAATATTATTGAATAACCATTGGCATGCATGTATGTACATTTGCTTTTTGTTTCTATATGTTTGTATTAGTTCTCAGAAGAATGATGCCACTGATTCCAGAACAAATGACTATTGGGTTTTACATGAAATATTGCAGGGAAAATATATCTTTGGTAAAGATAGGTCTTCGTGGATATGCATGTGAGTATAGCTACACTGAACATGCAGCCACTGTTAGGTTGTTGTGCTTGGAAGGTAAGTTGGAAGCAGCTATACGGCTTCAGAGAATAATGGTGCAGAAAGGTTTTCTTCCTGACGTCTTTACCCACAACCATATTGTAAATGGGTTGTGCAAAGTTGGCCTTATGGAGAAAGCGCATGATTGGCTTGTTAGAGAGATGCTGGAATTTGGTCCTCTTCCCAACCTTGTCACTTACAACACTTTAATTAAGGGCTATTGTACTGTTAATAGTGTAGATAAAGCTTTGTATCTGTACTCCAGCATGGCAGATACTGGTATTCAGCCAAACAGGGTCACTTGTAACATACTGGTACATGCATTGTGTGAGAATGGTCATCTGAAGGAAGCTAAAAAGATGCTTGAAGAAATACTAAATGATGATAAGGACATACCTGATTTAGTTACCTCTACTGTATTTATGGATCACTACTTTAAAAATAGAGAATTTATTCAGGCTTTCAGTCTTTGGAACGAGATGCGTCAAAATTCTATGGAAGTAGATGTTGTTGCTTATAATGTTCTTATCAATGGATTATGCAAGAATCAACTGATGAATCTTGCATATGGATATGCATGTGAGATGCTTAAGAAAGGTGTACTTCCTGATGCTTTTACATATAATATCCTTATCGGTGCTCTTTGGAAGGAAGGGAAAACTAGAGAAGCTTGCTATATTCTTGGAGTTATGTCTAAGATGGGAATTGTGCCAGATGAAATTTCATACAAGGTTATGATTCGAGGCCTTTGTTTTGATAGAGATATTGTTAGAGCAAAAGAGTTGCTTTGGTGTATGTTGAACAATTTAATGGTGCCCAAGCCTATAGTATGGAACCTAATAATTGACTTGTATGGAAGATGTAAAGATGTCAGTAATGCCATTTTGACAAGAGATCTGATGCTGAAATTCGGTGTTCACCCAAATGTCTTTACTTATAATGCTTTAATTCTTGCACACGTGAAGAGTGGAAATATCTATAGGGCTTACTCTCTGAAGGAAGAAATGCTTACAAAAGGTCTCTTTCCTGATGTGGTTACTTATAATTTGTTGATTGGTGCTGCTTGTAACTTACGAAGTCATGATTTTGCGCTTCAGTTACGTCGTGAGATGGTTCAAAAAGGGCACAGACCAGATTTAATAAGTTATACTGAACTTGTTAGGGAGTCCTGTATTAGAGGCAACACGAAAGAGGCAGAAGAGCGTTATGCGAAAATACTGAAATCTGGTTTAATGAATGATCATGTTCCAGTGCAGATTCTTTTTAATATGTACTGCAAATTGAAGGAACCAGTCAAGGCATTTAACTTATTTCAAGACTGGTTGGAAAGTAAACGGGATAGTTAACCTTACTAATCCAGTATTATGCTTGTTGTGACTTCAGACATCACAGAGCAAGCCATGTTTCCTTGAAAGCTACTCTTCACTTTTATGAAATTCAGACTTTCATTTAAATGTTGGTTGTTTTCAGGCTGTGGCTCATGATAACAAACACTCCAGGTACATGATGACATTTTCTATAACAATATTTGCTTTCAGTGAAATAATTGTGTTCTAACTATTGCTAAATTTGTACCTAAAATCTTAAAATAGATTGTGTTACATTTTGCTAAATTGTTTGGTTCTGAGCAAATTGCATTTATGGAGGTTGTACGACATAATTGATCCTAGTGGGGGCACAATAGAGAACACCAACTAGTAATATAAACTTCCATGTTTTGATTTTCATCGTTTATAAAATCTGCCTTGTCATAATATCTTTTTTGGTTTGGAAATTTCTTTTTGCCAAAATGAAATTTGTGCTTCTGTTACttgatgagttttttttttgtttggtccAACGTAGTTATGCTTCCGGACACAATTCTCTGTTCTGTATTTTGGATTATAATGTTAAACAATTTAGTGGCTTGGTGTGAAAGGTATCCTGTATTCTAGGGTCATTGTTTTTAACGATTTCAGTTTGCTAGTTACTTGTTCGTTCTGTTTGCAGTGACTTGTAGGTCCTTTTAATGGGATGCAGCATTCTTCCCAACTTCAGAAGATGTTATCAGCAGATAAAAGTGGAAGTATAAAATGAGT
This portion of the Lotus japonicus ecotype B-129 chromosome 3, LjGifu_v1.2 genome encodes:
- the LOC130745436 gene encoding pentatricopeptide repeat-containing protein At5g24830 isoform X3 translates to MAMSASLYVTCGETHLFPSHNVFQRFLNSAIQSIQQCVAQIFGSEHDIIEHARICWEEDMGLSSTNYLMSAIGRNCQLNSKDCSSYDMSSGHEKGQHAVFNALDNMLKGSLERLKMMRENISLVKIGLRGYACEYSYTEHAATVRLLCLEGKLEAAIRLQRIMVQKGFLPDVFTHNHIVNGLCKVGLMEKAHDWLVREMLEFGPLPNLVTYNTLIKGYCTVNSVDKALYLYSSMADTGIQPNRVTCNILVHALCENGHLKEAKKMLEEILNDDKDIPDLVTSTVFMDHYFKNREFIQAFSLWNEMRQNSMEVDVVAYNVLINGLCKNQLMNLAYGYACEMLKKGVLPDAFTYNILIGALWKEGKTREACYILGVMSKMGIVPDEISYKVMIRGLCFDRDIVRAKELLWCMLNNLMVPKPIVWNLIIDLYGRCKDVSNAILTRDLMLKFGVHPNVFTYNALILAHVKSGNIYRAYSLKEEMLTKGLFPDVVTYNLLIGAACNLRSHDFALQLRREMVQKGHRPDLISYTELVRESCIRGNTKEAEERYAKILKSGLMNDHVPVQILFNMYCKLKEPVKAFNLFQDWLESKRDS
- the LOC130745436 gene encoding pentatricopeptide repeat-containing protein At5g24830 isoform X1; this translates as MAMSASLYVTCGETHLFPSHNVFQRFLNSAIQSIQQCVAQIFGSEHDIIEHASVGDTGLSFCGRICWEEDMGLSSTNYLMSAIGRNCQLNSKDCSSYDMSSGHEKGQHAVFNALDNMLKGSLERLKMMRENISLVKIGLRGYACEYSYTEHAATVRLLCLEGKLEAAIRLQRIMVQKGFLPDVFTHNHIVNGLCKVGLMEKAHDWLVREMLEFGPLPNLVTYNTLIKGYCTVNSVDKALYLYSSMADTGIQPNRVTCNILVHALCENGHLKEAKKMLEEILNDDKDIPDLVTSTVFMDHYFKNREFIQAFSLWNEMRQNSMEVDVVAYNVLINGLCKNQLMNLAYGYACEMLKKGVLPDAFTYNILIGALWKEGKTREACYILGVMSKMGIVPDEISYKVMIRGLCFDRDIVRAKELLWCMLNNLMVPKPIVWNLIIDLYGRCKDVSNAILTRDLMLKFGVHPNVFTYNALILAHVKSGNIYRAYSLKEEMLTKGLFPDVVTYNLLIGAACNLRSHDFALQLRREMVQKGHRPDLISYTELVRESCIRGNTKEAEERYAKILKSGLMNDHVPVQILFNMYCKLKEPVKAFNLFQDWLESKRDS
- the LOC130745436 gene encoding pentatricopeptide repeat-containing protein At5g24830 isoform X2, producing the protein MAMSASLYVTCGETHLFPSHNVFQRFLNSAIQSIQQCVAQIFGSEHDIIEHASFCGRICWEEDMGLSSTNYLMSAIGRNCQLNSKDCSSYDMSSGHEKGQHAVFNALDNMLKGSLERLKMMRENISLVKIGLRGYACEYSYTEHAATVRLLCLEGKLEAAIRLQRIMVQKGFLPDVFTHNHIVNGLCKVGLMEKAHDWLVREMLEFGPLPNLVTYNTLIKGYCTVNSVDKALYLYSSMADTGIQPNRVTCNILVHALCENGHLKEAKKMLEEILNDDKDIPDLVTSTVFMDHYFKNREFIQAFSLWNEMRQNSMEVDVVAYNVLINGLCKNQLMNLAYGYACEMLKKGVLPDAFTYNILIGALWKEGKTREACYILGVMSKMGIVPDEISYKVMIRGLCFDRDIVRAKELLWCMLNNLMVPKPIVWNLIIDLYGRCKDVSNAILTRDLMLKFGVHPNVFTYNALILAHVKSGNIYRAYSLKEEMLTKGLFPDVVTYNLLIGAACNLRSHDFALQLRREMVQKGHRPDLISYTELVRESCIRGNTKEAEERYAKILKSGLMNDHVPVQILFNMYCKLKEPVKAFNLFQDWLESKRDS